The Indicator indicator isolate 239-I01 chromosome 18, UM_Iind_1.1, whole genome shotgun sequence genome includes a region encoding these proteins:
- the EIF4E1B gene encoding eukaryotic translation initiation factor 4E type 1B: protein MATGEQRRQEERKRRRAQQQELLLAGSLIKHPLQNRWALWFFKNDKSKMWQANLRLVTKFSTVEDFWALYSHIQLASKLTSGCDYSLFKDGIEPMWEDSQNKRGGRWLITLAKQQRHTELDSFWLETLLCLIGEMFDDYSDEVCGAVINIRAKGDKIAIWTREAENREGVTHIGRIYKEHLGLPQKVAIGYQAHADTATKSGSLTKTKFVV, encoded by the exons atggCTACAGGGGAGCAG cGGAGGCAAGAGGAGCGAAAGCGGCGGAGGGCTcagcagcaagagctgctcctggcaggaagCCTGATCAAGCACCCCCTGCAGAACAG ATGGGCACTGTGGTTCTTCAAGAATGACAAGAGCAAGATGTGGCAGGCAAACCTGCGCCTCGTCACCAAGTTCAGCACTGTGGAGGACTTCTGGGC GCTGTACAGTCACATCCAGCTTGCCAGCAAGCTCACATCTGGCTGTGACTACTCCCTGTTCAAG GATGGCATCGAGCCTATGTGGGAGGACAGCCAGAACAAGCGTGGTGGGCGCTGGCTCATTACCCTGGCCAAGCAGCAGCGCCATACTGAACTGGACAGTTTCTGGCTGGAAACG CTGCTGTGCCTCATCGGGGAGATGTTTGATGACTACAGTGATGAGGTGTGTGGGGCCGTCATTAACATCCGTGCTAAGGGGGACAAGATTGCCATCTGGACCCGGGAAGCAGAAAACCGTGAAGGGGTCACCCACATCGG GCGCATCTACAAGGAGCACTTGGGCCTGCCGCAGAAGGTGGCCATTGGGTACCAGGCTCACGCGGACACGGCCACCAAAAGTGGCTCCCTCACCAAGACCAAGTTTGTGGTGTGA